The following proteins are co-located in the Cutaneotrichosporon cavernicola HIS019 DNA, chromosome: 3 genome:
- the RPL17B gene encoding uncharacterized protein (Belongs to the universal ribosomal protein uL22 family): MVRYASAHLVNSNPEKFAKARGEYVRTHFKNTREVAAAISGMKLSKAYAYLGDVQEKKQCIPFRRFDGSMGRTGQAKAFKTTKGRWPVKSVGFVLRLLKNAESNADAKDLASDELFIKNIVVQQAPKTRRRTYRAHGRINPFQGHPCHIEIILSTPESEVARSKDLDHVKTGKTVAAIEA; the protein is encoded by the exons ATG GTTCGCTACGCCTCCgcccacctcgtcaactCGAACCCCGAGAAGT TCGCCAAGGCTCGGGGCGAGTATGTTCGCACGCACTTCAAGAACACGCGCGAGgttgccgccgccatctcgGGCATGAAGCTCTCCAAGGCGTACGCTtacctcggcgacgtccAGGAGAAGAAGCAGTGCATCCCCTTCCGCCGGTTCGACGGGTCGATGGGCCGTACTGGCCAGGCCAAGGCGTTCAAGACGACCAAGGGTCGCTGGCCCGTCAAGTCTGTCGGCTTCGTTCTTCGTCTCCTTAAGAACGCCGAGTCgaacgccgacgccaaggacctTGCTTCGGACGAGCTCTTCATCAAGAACATTGTCGTCCAGCAGGCCCCCAAgacccgccgccgcacttACCGCGCCCACGGTCGCAT CAACCCCTTCCAGGGTCACCCGTGCCACATCGAGATCATCCTCTCGACTCCCGAGTccgaggtcgcgcgctCCAAGGACCTTGACCACGTCAAGACCGGCAAGACCGTCGCTGCCATTGAGGCATGA